In Comamonas koreensis, the genomic stretch ATGGTCAATACCCGTATTGAGCGGCAGGTACGGCGCCTGAACCAAAGCCTGGCACTGCTGCAGCTCAAAAACCAGCAAGCGGCCAACGACAAGCGCTAGGACGCCCATCCACTGAGATTATTTGAATGTCAAATCTTACGCCTGTCATCCTCTGCGGTGGCAGTGGAACCCGCCTGTGGCCACTCTCGCGTGAACACCATCCCAAGCAGTTTCTAAGCCTGGGCGGTGATGGCCAGTCCATGTTGCAGAACACAGCTAGGCGTTTGCAAGGCGTCCACTCTGAGATCGTTCAAACCAGCCCGGTGCTGGTGTGCAATGCCGACCACCGCTTTTTGGCTGCACAGCAACTGCAGGAGCAAGGTATTTCCGACGCCAAGCTGGTGCTGGAGCCCACGGGAAAAAATACTGCACCTGCGCTGACATTGGCAGCTTTGGTGTCAGAGGCAGATGCGGTACTTTTGGCCATGCCCGCAGACCATGTGATGACCCGACCAGAGGAGTTGCACCGCGCTGTGGAAGCGGCCTGGCCGCTGGCCAGCGAAGGCGCGATGGTCACCTTTGGCATTGTGGCTGACCGGCCTGAGACGGGCTATGGCTATATCCAAAAAGGCGCTGCCGCTGGCCATGGCGCCTTTGGTATTCAGAGCTTTGCTGAAAAACCATCGTTGGAAGTAGCTGAACAGTACCTGCGAAATGGTCAGTACCTGTGGAACAGCGGGCTGTTCATGGTACGTGCCGACCAGTGGCTCAAGGCCATGGCCGCGCTGCAGCCATCCATGCTGCAAGCCTGTGAGCAGGCCATGGCGCAGAGCAGTCGCGACTTGGACTTTATACGCCCGGATGCCGACATCTTTGCCTCTTGTCCATCGGATTCCATCGACTACGCAGTGATGGAAAAGCTGCCGGTTCGCCCGGGGTTGGGCGTGCCCGCGTGCGTCGTGCCGCTCGATGCAGGTTGGTCCGATTTGGGGGCTTGGGATGCGTTGTGGGATGTTTTGCCGCGCGATGCACAAGGTAATGCTGGGAGCGGTGAAACCTTGGCCATCGACACCCGCAACAGCCTGCTTTTTTCGGAAAGCCGCCTGATCGCTGCAGTGGGCCTGGACAATGTCGTAGTGGTGGAGACCGCCGATGCCGTGCTGGTGGCCGACAAATCGCGTACCCAGGATGTGAAGAAAGTGGTGGCCGCCCTCAAGGCCCAGAACCGCAGCATGGCCTCGGCCCACCGCAAGGTGCACCGCCCCTGGGGCTGGTACGACAGCATCGACAGCGGCAGCCGTTTTCAGGTCAAACGCATCGTCGTCAATCCGGGTGCCCAACTGAGCCTGCAGATGCACCACCACCGTGCCGAGCATTGGATTGTGGTGAAAGGTACTGCACAAGTGACCAAGGGCGAGGAGACATTCCTGCTTGGGGAGAATGAGTCGACATTTATCCCTCTGGGTCATATTCACCGCCTGGCCAATCCAGGGATGCTGCCTCTAGAAATCATTGAGGTGCAGTCGGGCAGTTACTTGGGTGAGGACGATATTGTTCGGTTCGAGGACCCCTATGGACGGGCTTCCCTGGCCCCCGCCTCAGAGCTTCAGAAAAAACGCCCCTGAAACCTGGCCCCGCCACACCGGTGAGGTTGAGTCTTTTTCACGGCGTCGTACCAGCTTCAAAAACAATGACGAAAAATTTTCTATGAACATGCGCCATGACCGAAATTCAATGTCCCCCCTGGCCGTTGGGTGCTCGATCAAGGCCAATGCGGGCCTGATCATCGAGCTGATCAAGCGGGATATTATCGGTCGCTACCGCGGTTCCTTCATGGGCTTGCTGTGGTCGTTCTTTAACCCGGTGTTGATGCTGTTGGTGTACACCTTTGTGTTTGGCATCATCTTTAAATCTCGCTGGCCAGGCGGCACAGGGTCGACTTCGGAGTATGCACTGGTATTGTTTTCTGGTTTGATTATTTTTAATTTTTTCTCCGAATGCATTGCCAAGGCGCCAGGCTTGATTACCGGTAATACGGGTTATGTCAAGAAAATAATTTTCCCTCTGGAAATTTTACCAGTGGTTGCAATCGGTGCTGCATTCTTTCATTTTTGTATCAGTTTTGCCGTTTGGTTGTTGTTTTATATGGTGTTTTTTGGGTGGCCGCCGATGACCTTGCTTTGGTTGCCGATCGTCATTCTGCCATTGCTTTTCATTATTTTGGGCTTGAGCTGGTTTCTTTCATCGCTAGGGGTGTATCTGCGTGATGTGAGCCATGTCATGGGAATTGTTCTGATGGTCATGATGTTTATGACGCCTATTTTTTATTCACTTTCTGCATTACCTGAAAAATACCGCACCATTCTTAAGATAAACCCATTGGCTACCTTGGTGGAGCAGGCGCAGAACGTCATGATTTGGGGTCGTGGTATTGACTGGTCCGCTTGGGGCTTGGTGACGGTGATTTCTGTAGTGATCGCGTATCTGGGATTTGCTTGGTTCCAAAAAACAAGAAGTGGATTTAGTGATGTCCTCTGAAATTGCTATATCTGTCGATGGCGTCTCCAAACGCTACGAGATGTATTCAAAGCCCAGGGACCGTCTGCTGCAGTTCTTTTCCCGTGGCAGCAAGCAGTACTACAAGGAGTTTTGGGCACTGCAAAAAATCTCATTTGATGTCAGAAAAGGTGAGACCCTTGGAATTCTGGGACGCAATGGCAGTGGCAAAAGTACCTTGCTGCAGATCATTGCAGGGACGCTTACGCCAACGACGGGCAGCGTCCAGACCAGCGGTGTGCTGGCTGCATTGCTGGAGCTGGGATCAGGCTTCAATCCCGAGTTCACCGGCAGAGAGAATATCTACCTCAACGGCGTGATTCTTGGGTTCTCCAGGCAAGAAATGGATCTGCGCCTTGAGGAGATCATCAGCTTTGCCGATATAGGCGATCATCTGGATCAGCCGATCAAGACCTATTCCAGTGGCATGACGGTTCGCCTAGCTTTTGCAGTCCAAGCCTGTGTCTCGCCCCAGGTGTTGATCGTGGACGAAGCGTTGTCGGTTGGGGACGAGAAATTCCAACGCAAGTGTTTCGAATACATCGAGAAGCTGCGTAAAGGCGGCTGCTCCATTTTGCTCGTGACGCATTCGACGGCAACGGTAGAGAAATTCTGCCAGCGCGGAGTCTTGTTGCACAAAGGTGAAGTGCAGGGCATTGGGGCCGCGAAAGAAATCGTCGACCAGTACTATGCGCTGCTGTATTCGGATGAGAAGGCCTACCAGCGTTACCAAACGAGCAAAAGCGGATCCGCAGATGTGCCAGTGCCGGAGCTGGCGGACCGCCCGAGCGCCGATGCAGGCACTGTTGCCGCCAAGCCCCACCATGCCGCTACATCAGGGCTGCGTGCCGTTATTGCGGGCTGGGATGTTGTGGATGCGCAAGGGCTTCCCTGTGACAAGTACCACACGGGTGAGACCTTCATCGTCCGCTTCCTGGTCGATATTCGGCAGCCGGTCCAGGAGATTCAGGCGGGGCTGCTGATTCGAACGGTGGAAGGGGTGAGTGCATTTGGAACGAGCACGCTGTACCACGAGAAAAACATGCTGCATCCGAGCGAGGGCAGCCGGTATGCCGTGGAGTTCGAGGTCAAGGCGAGCCTTTGTGCTGGCACGTATTTCATCACCTTGGCCATTGCGGAGGCCATCTCTCACAGCGATATGCGTTACCTGGACCGGAAAACGGACGTCATCGTCATCACCGTGAGCCAACCGCACACACTGGCCAGTGGCATTGCCATGCTCGATGCGAAGGTCAAGGTCAGCGAGATCAAGGGCGGAACATGAAATCTATTCTGATCGTTACCCAACAATTCACGGTGGGCGGTTTGGAGACCCATATTCGTGGCGAGATTGAGCAACTGTCTGCCATGGGGATCGATGTGCATCTGGCGACCGGCTCCCTGCTGGACCCCAGCCTGCTGCCGCCCGTACTGAAGTCACTCACACCGGGCCTTGCGCTGGAGCCTTCGGCTTCGGCACAACAGGCTTTGGCAGCCATCGAGCAGATAAGGCAGCTGATCCGTGCGCACGGCATTGACCGTGTGCATATCCATCCCTTTGTGTCGATCATTGCCGCAGCTGCTGCGGCAGAGTTGGAACAGGTACCTTATGCAGTGACCCTGCATGGGCCCGACTCCCTGGGCAGCCACTACGGCCCCACCTTCGATGTGCTGTTCAAAGATGTAGTTTTGCCCAACTGTGGTGCCGTGATTGCGGTATCTCCCGAGGTGCGAGGGTTGGCCGCAGCCTATGTCCACGATGCTGACCTTCATTACATCCCCAATGCCGTGTCTTTCCAGCATCTGTCGCTAGACGATGCAACACCCAGGGACGGGCATTGGCTGGTTGTCTCTCGGCTGGATGAGGCCAAGGTGCCAGGGATCTTTGACTTCTGCGTCAAAGCCAAAGACAGTGGCGTACCGCAGGTACGCATCGTGGGAGACGGTCCTGCACGCCCCGCGTTGGCGTCCTGGCTGCAGCAACGGGGTCTGAGCGACTTTGTCAGCTTTGTGGGAAACAGTGCGGAGGTGCGCCATCTCATGGCGGATGCGGCAGGTATTGCCGGCATGGGCCGGGTTCTGCTCGAAGGCATCGCAGCGCGCAAGCCGGTGGTTCTGGTGGGGTATGACGGCGTCAAAGGTGTACTCGATCAAGCACTTTTCGACAGCGCATCACATGCTAATTTCTCGGGAAGAGGCCTTGCCACCATTGATACTGAAACATTCCAGGAGCAATTTGCCCGTATGTTGTCTTGCGGCGAAGTAGAAAAGCTGCATTTCTGGGCTCGGAGGGGTTTTGAAGAAAGCGCTGTCTGGACCGCTTTTGCGGAGCGCATTGCTGCTACAAATCCGCCTCAGCGCTCGCTATTAACTGATTTGCATCTGTGCTTACAGGATACACCTGCACATGAGCATGCTCCCTATCTCGATACATTCGGTTTTTTGAGGGAGTTAGAGAATGTGAGACGCCAAAAACAATGCCAGCAGCCAGTAAGTACTATATCGTTACTTGAGCTGCACTTGCAGCAAGCCATGCACAAGCAGTTGGTGGCAGAGCGCGACAATCACATCGTGGAACTCCAACAGCGTCTTTCTGAATTGCAACTGAACATCAATGACGGAGAAATGCAGATCAGCCAACTACAACGGCTGGTCTCAACTTATCAGCGAGAGATACAAAATCTGCACCATTCTGCCTCCTGGCGTCTAACCCATCCGCTCCGTCTTAGCTATGCGGCTGTAAGCCGTTGGGGTACGCCCATATTTATGCGTTTGCCTATGCGCTGGCGCCAAATGGTCCTGAACAAGATCAACCCCTCTGCTCATCCTGTGGCTTCGAGCACGTCATCGCCTTCCAACAATGACCTTTCGTGGAAAACGTTTTCGCAGCTAGTGCTCTCGCAGCGCGATCAATACAAAGGCATATTCGTTCAAGAGCCGGCAATAGGCTGGAATGTGCCTCTTTATCAACGACCGCAGCATATGGCTGCAGCCATGGCACGGCAAGGTTATCTGGTCATCTATCGGATTACGGATGAGATGGAAGATGGTATCCGTGGTTTCCGCGAAGTTGAAAAGAATGTCTGGGTCACCAATAGCGATGAAGTAGACACTATAGACAATGTGATTCGTTCTTTATATTCCACAGCACAGCTCATTTCGGTGAAGGATATTGCAAAGAACGGCGTCCGCGGAAAAATTGTTTATGAGTATATTGACCATATTGATCCAGAGATTTCTGGGGATGACAGCATCCAGGGTTTGATGGCGCTGAAGAACTTTGCTTTCACGGGTGGAGCCGACTATGTGGTCGCCTCTGCACAGAAGCTGTATGACGAAGCTATTGCCGCTGTTGGCGCTGATAAAACCATCATGGTTCAGAACGGTGTAGATGTAGGCCATTACCGTGACCCTCGGCACAAGACGCAGGTGCTTCCTGCCTCATTGACCAACTTCAAGAAGCGATTCAAGCATACTGTGGGCTATTTTGGCGCTTTGGCGCCCTGGCTCTGGTATGAAACCATTGCCCAACTGATCAGCCAGAGAAGCGATATCGGTTTTGTCTTTATTGGTCCAGACTATTATGGCGGGATCGATAAACTGCCCCAAGCCGACAACCTTGTTTATCTCGGGGCGGTGGATTATAAAACGCTGCCTGCCTACGGCATGAGTTTTGATGTGTGCTTCATTCCATTCAAGCCCGGCGATATTGCAAAGACCACGTCTCCATTGAAGCTGTTTGAGTACTTTGCACTGGAGAAACCTGTGGTGGTGACATCCGATATGGCCGAGTGCGTGCGTTATCCGGAAGTTTTTCACGGTGCTTCTGCGCAGGAATTGTCTCTCGCGATCGACAATGCCATCGCCACCAAAGACGACCCAGCATTCAAACAGCGCCTGGCCGACCTGGCCGACCAGAACAGCTGGGACATGCGTGCAGCGAGCTTGATCGCAGGTCTGCAAAATTAAGGTGTAAGTGTGAAAAATATTCTCTGCGTCGTCGGCACGCGTCCCGAAGCCATCAAGATGGCTCCTGTGATCCTCGAGTTGCGCAAGCAGCCGTGGGCTAACGTGCGCGTGTTGGCTACCGCCCAGCATCGTCAGATGCTGGACCAAGTGCTGTCTTTTTTCGATATTCAGCCTGACATCGATCTGAACATCATGCGCCCCAACCAGGCGCTGACTGAACTCACTGCGCGCCTTTTGCTGGAGCTGGACGCGGTACTCAAGGCAGAGAAGCCAGATGTGGTCTTGGTTCAAGGCGACACCACGACGGTCATGACCGTAGCGTTGGCGTGCTTCTATCACCGTATTCCAATCGGGCATGTGGAGGCCGGCCTGCGCACCTGGGATATGCAGAATCCGTTCCCCGAAGAGGCCAATCGCGTTATCGCGGGCAAGTTAGCAAGGTGGCACTTTGCCCCCACAGAGGGCTCGCGCCAGAATTTGCTGAAAGATGGAATCGCTGATTCAGAAATCATCGTCACGGGCAACACCGTGGTGGATGCCTTGCTGGCCACCGCGCAGCGAGATCTGGATCTGGGCATCACATTGCCGGCAGACAAGCGCATGGTGCTGGTGACCTCTCACCGACGAGAGAACTTTGGCTCGCCGTTCCGCAACATCTGCCGCGCATTGCAGACGCTGGCGCAAAACAATCCGGATGTACAGTTTCTCTATCCGGTTCACCCCAATCCGAATGTGAAGGATGTGGCGTATGAGTATCTGGCTCAGATTTCGAACGTCACCTTGTGCGACCCGCTGGACTATGCGCCTTTTGTCGCGGCGATGAAGCGCGCCTATCTGATACTGACTGATTCAGGCGGGGTTCAGGAAGAAGCGCCCGCGCTGGGTAAGCCTGTATTGGTGTTGCGTGAAGAAACGGAACGCCCAGAAGCGGTTCAAGAAGGTGTCGTCAAACTGGTGGGTTCCGACTACGACAGGATCGTCGCCGAGGCCCAACGCTTGCTTGACGATGAAGCAGCCTACAAAGCAATGGCGCGAGGTGTATCACCCTACGGTGATGGCCACGCTTCTGAGCGCATCGCTCGTCTACTTCAAGAGCAGCTTCTGTGAAAGTTCTGCTGATCGCCTATGAGTTTCCTCCAATCTTGGCGGCGCAGTCTTTGCGCTGGCTCCATTTAGCGAACGAATTGGTCGCACAGGGGGTTCAGATAGAGGTGATCTGCCCGGACATTGCGCCCAACCTGGCCTTTCCGTTAGCACTGGATCCGCGCATCGTCACCCACAGAGTCTGGCCCGGTCCCTTCATCGGCTTGGGTGAGTACGCCGCCAAGCGTGCTGCCGCGCAAAGTGCGCCGGCTGGCGATCCACTGCCGACAGCGGCTGCGGCCCCGCTGTCGCTGCTGTCGCGTGGCTATGGCATTGCACGAGATCTGCTCAACCGTGTTGTCTACCCGGATATCCGCAGCGAGTGGTATTTTGGCGCACGCAAAAAGCTCAAGCAGTTGCTGGCCACGAACCACTACGACATCGTGCTCAGCTCCCACGAGCCGGCGGTCGATATCTTTCTGGGCTTCTATGCCAAGAAAGTGAAGCTCCCGTGGGTTGTGGACATGGGCGATCCTTTGCTGACTCCATACTCTCCGCGTTGGCGCCGCACCATCGATCTGCGCGTCGAGCGGCACATCATGCGCCATGCGGATCACCTGGTGGTAACTGATGACAAAGTCAGCGAACTCCTGGTCGAACGGCATGGCACTGCTGTGGGTGCCAAGCTTTCAACGGTCTCTCAAGGTTTTCCTGCCGCTGCATACCCCACACTCAAGCGCGCGAATACGCGGTTCAGCATCTGCTTTACCGGTAACTTCTACAGCGACTTCAGAAATCCCGCGCAGCTGGCGCAAGCGTTACGGGCGCTGCAGGGTATCGATTTTTCGTTTCAAATCATTGGCAACAACGGCCGCTTCAAGCCTGTCTTTGACGGAATTCGTGGTGTTGAATTTTTGGGCCAGAGAAGTCATAGCGACTGCCTGGCGTTGCAGCGTCGTGCGGATCTGTTGATCAACATTGGCAATGTCCAGAATTACCAAATTCCCGGAAAAATCTATGAGTACCTGGGGTCGGGAACCCCGGTCTTGCACATCCAGACTAGCGCATCAACAGACCCAGGTGCTGTGCTCATTAACCAGACCAGAGCCGGTGTGGTCGTCAAGAACGATGCCCAGGACATCGCCAAAGCGCTGGGCAGCCTCCATGCACAATGGATGCATGATCCCCGTGCATTGGTGCTAGGCCGAGATGAAGCACTGGTGCAGAGCCACACCTGGACCAACAAAGCGGCGTTGTACCAGGCCTTGCTCTCCCGGTTGATGAGATAGCTAGCAATTCATACCAATTATTATCTCGGCTGCATACTGATGTGAACTATGCCGGAAATCTCATTTATCCATTTTATGCAAAGCAGCCATGTTTAAGTTTTCAGGTCAAAAAATAATAAAATCATCATTTGGCATGATTAATCATGCTGTGGCCGCAAGCATGACCGTATTTATTGGGGTGTTTTGCTGTCTGCTAACTGTGTTTTGTATTTCCATCTATGGAAATTCAATCATCAACGATATGGCATTGAATGGTATCGATGTCAAATCCTATGCCATATCTGGACTGATCGTTGCAGTGTTCTTGGGTACTTTGTATATTTTTACCAAGAGAAAAAGGCATATAAACCCAAGGCTATTTATTGCTGCATCGGTTTTATTGTCTTTCGGTATTCAGTGCATCTATTACAAGCTGGTACATGCAAGCTGGGTCAGCGATTTCCAACATATGTGGAATCTCTCTGGGGTATTGGCGGCAGAAGGCCGTTTTATTCCCAATGATATCTACGAGCAACGTATACTTCCTATCTTGTTGCCCCTGGTATATATTTTTGGCAACCATCCCATGGTGGTGCCGATCTCTAATGCATTGTTTCTGATCTGCATCATGCTGATGGGTTACAGCATTCTGCAGAAAACACATGGCCATTATTCGGCGCAGATCTTCACAATTTTGTGGCTGGCTTGTGCCGAGCCACTTTTCTCGCTCAAAATACCGACCCATGATTTGTGGGGGTTGTTTATATTTGTATGCATCTCCTTGTGCATTGTTGTGTTCTTCCAGAGAAAGAAAAAGTCCATCACGTTTCTCTTGGGTATGGCTCTGGTCTCTGGGGTGCTGTGCATCATTCTTGATATTCAGCGAGAGTTAGGTGGCATGGTGATCGTAGCTTGGGCGGTGTCACTGTCTATTTATACGGTCAGAAATCAATTAGACCAGCCCCGTTCTGGAGATAACAAATACCTATGGGGCATGTTCGCCGTTGCGGGTGTTGTGTTTCTGGTGGGAGGTTTGGTTCTCAAAAGCAGCCATGTGATCGTCAGTTCTGACGGACTGAATTATTTAAAATATCTGCGCCTGGCATCTTTGTCTCCTGGCTTTTCACCAGGAAGCTACGCTTATGCCAATGAGTTTGGTACCTATCTTCTCAAGGATTTGTCACCTGATGCCCAAAAAGACACCGCGCAGTCCCTCGTGCTTTCTGATTCCATCGTGCAGCCAGAGTTCAGGGTATCCGGAATCATATATAAAACGGCGCAATTGGCGTATCTGGGTGGTCAGCATTATTTCTACCAAAATGGTATGGAGCTAGAGTCACCAATTTTGTTAAAAAATATTGCCAATTACAATAAAATAATATCAATAATAATTTGCGTTTTACTGATGGTAAAATTAAAATCAGCGTTGGATAGAGATCGGGAAATTTCAACCATTTTCTCTTTGTCCG encodes the following:
- a CDS encoding mannose-1-phosphate guanylyltransferase/mannose-6-phosphate isomerase, translating into MSNLTPVILCGGSGTRLWPLSREHHPKQFLSLGGDGQSMLQNTARRLQGVHSEIVQTSPVLVCNADHRFLAAQQLQEQGISDAKLVLEPTGKNTAPALTLAALVSEADAVLLAMPADHVMTRPEELHRAVEAAWPLASEGAMVTFGIVADRPETGYGYIQKGAAAGHGAFGIQSFAEKPSLEVAEQYLRNGQYLWNSGLFMVRADQWLKAMAALQPSMLQACEQAMAQSSRDLDFIRPDADIFASCPSDSIDYAVMEKLPVRPGLGVPACVVPLDAGWSDLGAWDALWDVLPRDAQGNAGSGETLAIDTRNSLLFSESRLIAAVGLDNVVVVETADAVLVADKSRTQDVKKVVAALKAQNRSMASAHRKVHRPWGWYDSIDSGSRFQVKRIVVNPGAQLSLQMHHHRAEHWIVVKGTAQVTKGEETFLLGENESTFIPLGHIHRLANPGMLPLEIIEVQSGSYLGEDDIVRFEDPYGRASLAPASELQKKRP
- a CDS encoding ABC transporter permease → MDGLPWPPPQSFRKNAPETWPRHTGEVESFSRRRTSFKNNDEKFSMNMRHDRNSMSPLAVGCSIKANAGLIIELIKRDIIGRYRGSFMGLLWSFFNPVLMLLVYTFVFGIIFKSRWPGGTGSTSEYALVLFSGLIIFNFFSECIAKAPGLITGNTGYVKKIIFPLEILPVVAIGAAFFHFCISFAVWLLFYMVFFGWPPMTLLWLPIVILPLLFIILGLSWFLSSLGVYLRDVSHVMGIVLMVMMFMTPIFYSLSALPEKYRTILKINPLATLVEQAQNVMIWGRGIDWSAWGLVTVISVVIAYLGFAWFQKTRSGFSDVL
- a CDS encoding ABC transporter ATP-binding protein, which codes for MSSEIAISVDGVSKRYEMYSKPRDRLLQFFSRGSKQYYKEFWALQKISFDVRKGETLGILGRNGSGKSTLLQIIAGTLTPTTGSVQTSGVLAALLELGSGFNPEFTGRENIYLNGVILGFSRQEMDLRLEEIISFADIGDHLDQPIKTYSSGMTVRLAFAVQACVSPQVLIVDEALSVGDEKFQRKCFEYIEKLRKGGCSILLVTHSTATVEKFCQRGVLLHKGEVQGIGAAKEIVDQYYALLYSDEKAYQRYQTSKSGSADVPVPELADRPSADAGTVAAKPHHAATSGLRAVIAGWDVVDAQGLPCDKYHTGETFIVRFLVDIRQPVQEIQAGLLIRTVEGVSAFGTSTLYHEKNMLHPSEGSRYAVEFEVKASLCAGTYFITLAIAEAISHSDMRYLDRKTDVIVITVSQPHTLASGIAMLDAKVKVSEIKGGT
- a CDS encoding glycosyltransferase family 4 protein; amino-acid sequence: MKSILIVTQQFTVGGLETHIRGEIEQLSAMGIDVHLATGSLLDPSLLPPVLKSLTPGLALEPSASAQQALAAIEQIRQLIRAHGIDRVHIHPFVSIIAAAAAAELEQVPYAVTLHGPDSLGSHYGPTFDVLFKDVVLPNCGAVIAVSPEVRGLAAAYVHDADLHYIPNAVSFQHLSLDDATPRDGHWLVVSRLDEAKVPGIFDFCVKAKDSGVPQVRIVGDGPARPALASWLQQRGLSDFVSFVGNSAEVRHLMADAAGIAGMGRVLLEGIAARKPVVLVGYDGVKGVLDQALFDSASHANFSGRGLATIDTETFQEQFARMLSCGEVEKLHFWARRGFEESAVWTAFAERIAATNPPQRSLLTDLHLCLQDTPAHEHAPYLDTFGFLRELENVRRQKQCQQPVSTISLLELHLQQAMHKQLVAERDNHIVELQQRLSELQLNINDGEMQISQLQRLVSTYQREIQNLHHSASWRLTHPLRLSYAAVSRWGTPIFMRLPMRWRQMVLNKINPSAHPVASSTSSPSNNDLSWKTFSQLVLSQRDQYKGIFVQEPAIGWNVPLYQRPQHMAAAMARQGYLVIYRITDEMEDGIRGFREVEKNVWVTNSDEVDTIDNVIRSLYSTAQLISVKDIAKNGVRGKIVYEYIDHIDPEISGDDSIQGLMALKNFAFTGGADYVVASAQKLYDEAIAAVGADKTIMVQNGVDVGHYRDPRHKTQVLPASLTNFKKRFKHTVGYFGALAPWLWYETIAQLISQRSDIGFVFIGPDYYGGIDKLPQADNLVYLGAVDYKTLPAYGMSFDVCFIPFKPGDIAKTTSPLKLFEYFALEKPVVVTSDMAECVRYPEVFHGASAQELSLAIDNAIATKDDPAFKQRLADLADQNSWDMRAASLIAGLQN
- the wecB gene encoding non-hydrolyzing UDP-N-acetylglucosamine 2-epimerase; the protein is MKNILCVVGTRPEAIKMAPVILELRKQPWANVRVLATAQHRQMLDQVLSFFDIQPDIDLNIMRPNQALTELTARLLLELDAVLKAEKPDVVLVQGDTTTVMTVALACFYHRIPIGHVEAGLRTWDMQNPFPEEANRVIAGKLARWHFAPTEGSRQNLLKDGIADSEIIVTGNTVVDALLATAQRDLDLGITLPADKRMVLVTSHRRENFGSPFRNICRALQTLAQNNPDVQFLYPVHPNPNVKDVAYEYLAQISNVTLCDPLDYAPFVAAMKRAYLILTDSGGVQEEAPALGKPVLVLREETERPEAVQEGVVKLVGSDYDRIVAEAQRLLDDEAAYKAMARGVSPYGDGHASERIARLLQEQLL
- a CDS encoding glycosyltransferase, which translates into the protein MKVLLIAYEFPPILAAQSLRWLHLANELVAQGVQIEVICPDIAPNLAFPLALDPRIVTHRVWPGPFIGLGEYAAKRAAAQSAPAGDPLPTAAAAPLSLLSRGYGIARDLLNRVVYPDIRSEWYFGARKKLKQLLATNHYDIVLSSHEPAVDIFLGFYAKKVKLPWVVDMGDPLLTPYSPRWRRTIDLRVERHIMRHADHLVVTDDKVSELLVERHGTAVGAKLSTVSQGFPAAAYPTLKRANTRFSICFTGNFYSDFRNPAQLAQALRALQGIDFSFQIIGNNGRFKPVFDGIRGVEFLGQRSHSDCLALQRRADLLINIGNVQNYQIPGKIYEYLGSGTPVLHIQTSASTDPGAVLINQTRAGVVVKNDAQDIAKALGSLHAQWMHDPRALVLGRDEALVQSHTWTNKAALYQALLSRLMR